In Ostrea edulis chromosome 4, xbOstEdul1.1, whole genome shotgun sequence, a single window of DNA contains:
- the LOC125670371 gene encoding acyl-protein thioesterase 1-like isoform X1, whose product MALETQVQWSAITNSVVSIHQHTGQYSLTHWSVFINTLVSVHQHTGQYSSTHCHGWADCFRSMKLQHIKCVCPNAPINSVTLNAGMKMPSWFDIIGLSPDSPEDEEGIKSSSEILKKLIEDEEKEGIPANRIVIGGFSQGGAVALHRALSDDKKLAGVLALSTWLPLHRKLDKVKKSNVIKDMSIFQGHGTEDPLVPFQWGEITSKVLASMCDNHSFHNYPMVHTSCPQELADVKKFLETLLP is encoded by the exons TACAGTGGTCAGCAATCACCAACTCAGTGGTCAGTATTCATCAACACACTGGTCAGTATTCATTGACACACTGGTCAGTATTCATCAACACACTGGTCAGTGTTCATCAACACACTGGTCAGTATTCATCAACACACTG TCATGGATGGGCAGATTGTTTCCGAAGTATGAAACTGCAGCATATAAAATGTGTATGCCCAAATGC ACCTATTAACTCAGTGACATTGAATGCTGGAATGAAAATGCCATCATG GTTTGATATAATTGGTTTGAGTCCAGACAGTCCGGAAGATGAGGAAGGAATTAAGTCTTCCTCAGAAATCt TAAAGAAACTAATAGAAGATGAGGAAAAAGAAGGTATTCCAGCAAACCGAATTGTGATTGGTGGATTTTCTCAGGGAGGGGCTGTGGCCCTCCACCGAGCCTTGTCAGATGACAAAAAACTGGCAGGGGTGCTGGCACTTAGCACCTGGCTACCCCTACACAGGAAATTAGATAAG GTCAAAAAGTCCAATGTTATAAAAGACATGTCGATATTCCAAGGTCATGGCACAGAGGACCCTCTAGTTCCTTTCCAGTGGGGAGAAATCACTTCCAAAGTTCTAGCTTCTATGTGTGACAATCACTCCTTTCACAACTATCCAATGGTTCACACATCTTGTCCACAG gaATTAGCAGATGTAAAGAAATTCCTAGAAACACTTCTGCCCTGA